In Opitutus sp., one genomic interval encodes:
- a CDS encoding succinate dehydrogenase/fumarate reductase iron-sulfur subunit encodes MSVTIRVWRQAGPGAPGKFVDYPAKDLNPNMSFLEMLDVINDDLERKGQDPIAFAHDCREGICGTCSLVINGKPHGPNKAIASCQTYMRSFADGETIIVEPYRATPFPIVKDLITDRSAFDKIQQAGGFISVRTGAPCDANAIPIPKEYADLAMDAAQCIGCGACVAACKNASAMLFVSAKVSQLGLLPQGQPERDSRVLNMVAKMDELGFGNCTNQYECSAACPKTISHDFIARMNRDYLKASFRQAFRAKSDAVAGGA; translated from the coding sequence ATCTCCGTCACGATCCGCGTCTGGCGCCAAGCCGGCCCCGGAGCGCCCGGCAAGTTCGTCGATTATCCGGCGAAGGACCTCAACCCCAACATGTCCTTCCTGGAAATGCTCGACGTCATCAACGACGACCTCGAGCGCAAGGGGCAGGACCCGATCGCCTTCGCTCACGATTGCCGCGAAGGCATCTGCGGCACCTGCTCGCTGGTCATCAACGGCAAGCCCCACGGCCCCAACAAGGCCATCGCCAGTTGCCAGACTTACATGCGTTCCTTCGCCGACGGCGAGACGATCATCGTCGAGCCCTACCGCGCCACGCCGTTCCCGATTGTTAAAGACCTGATCACCGACCGCTCGGCCTTCGATAAGATTCAGCAGGCCGGTGGTTTCATCAGCGTGCGCACCGGCGCTCCTTGTGACGCCAACGCCATTCCGATTCCCAAGGAGTATGCCGATCTGGCGATGGATGCCGCCCAATGCATTGGTTGCGGCGCTTGCGTTGCTGCCTGTAAAAACGCTTCAGCCATGCTCTTCGTTTCGGCGAAGGTTTCGCAACTCGGCCTGCTGCCGCAGGGCCAGCCCGAGCGCGATTCCCGCGTTCTGAACATGGTCGCGAAGATGGACGAACTCGGTTTCGGCAACTGCACCAATCAGTACGAGTGCAGCGCCGCCTGCCCGAAGACGATCAGCCACGACTTCATCGCCCGCATGAACCGCGATTACCTGAAGGCCAGCTTCCGCCAGGCCTTCCGCGCCAAGAGCGATGCCGTCGCCGGCGGCGCCTGA
- a CDS encoding fumarate reductase/succinate dehydrogenase flavoprotein subunit, translating to MAQLNSKIPSGALADKWRKYKTEIKLVNPANKRKYKVIVVGAGLAGSSASATLAELGYQVETFVFHDSPRRAHSIAAQGGVNAAKNYQNDGDSVHRLFYDTIKGGDYRAREANVHRLAEVSVNIIDQCVAQGVPFAREYGGLLANRSFGGAQVSRTFYARGQTGQQLLLGAYSALSKMVGQGAVKLHVNSEMLDLVIVDGQAKGIIVRDLVTGEITRHAADAVILGTGGYGNVFNLSTYARGSNVTATWRAYKRGACFANPCYTQIHPTCIPVSGEYQSKLTLMSESLRNDGRIWVPKKAEDCKKAPADIAEADRDYYLERLYPSFGNLAPRDVSSRAAKRMCDEGRGVGPTGLGVYLDFADAIQRFGKQAASRANLSNPSAEKILELGEAAVKERYGNLFDIYHEITNESAYKQPMRIYPAVHYTMGGLWVDYNLMSNLPGLFVLGEANFSDHGANRLGASALMQGLADGYFVVPYTIGDYLAGIKPGSCPSADAPEFKAAEQYIRDFTNRLLNAKGTEPVNYYHKKLGKIMWDHCGMARTKEGLEKALVEIPKLRAEFWANVNVPGSGDTLNQALERAGRLADFIELGELMCRDALTREESCGGHFREEYQYPDGECKRDDEKFAHVAAWEFQGEGKTPLRNVEPLNYEFTKMSVRSYK from the coding sequence CAAGTGGCGCAAGTACAAGACTGAGATCAAACTCGTCAATCCCGCCAACAAGCGGAAGTACAAGGTCATCGTCGTAGGTGCCGGCCTCGCCGGTTCCTCCGCCTCCGCCACGCTCGCGGAGCTCGGCTACCAGGTGGAAACCTTCGTTTTCCATGACAGCCCCCGCCGCGCGCACTCCATCGCCGCTCAGGGTGGCGTCAACGCCGCCAAGAACTACCAGAACGACGGCGACAGCGTTCACCGCCTGTTTTACGACACCATCAAGGGCGGCGATTACCGCGCCCGTGAGGCCAACGTTCATCGTCTGGCCGAGGTGTCGGTTAACATCATCGACCAGTGTGTCGCTCAGGGCGTGCCTTTTGCCCGCGAATACGGCGGCCTCCTCGCCAACCGCTCCTTCGGCGGCGCGCAGGTTTCCCGCACGTTTTACGCCCGCGGCCAGACCGGCCAGCAGCTCCTCCTCGGTGCCTATTCCGCCCTCTCCAAGATGGTCGGCCAGGGCGCGGTAAAACTCCACGTCAACTCCGAGATGCTCGACCTCGTAATCGTCGACGGCCAGGCCAAGGGCATCATCGTCCGCGACTTGGTCACCGGTGAGATCACCCGCCACGCAGCCGACGCCGTCATCCTCGGCACCGGCGGTTACGGCAACGTGTTCAACCTCTCCACCTACGCCCGCGGCTCCAACGTGACCGCAACCTGGCGTGCCTATAAGCGCGGCGCCTGCTTCGCCAACCCCTGCTACACGCAGATTCACCCGACCTGCATTCCCGTTTCTGGCGAATACCAGTCCAAGCTCACCCTCATGTCGGAGTCCCTCCGCAATGACGGTCGCATCTGGGTGCCTAAGAAGGCCGAAGACTGCAAAAAGGCCCCCGCCGACATCGCCGAGGCGGACCGCGATTACTACTTGGAGCGCCTGTATCCGAGCTTCGGTAACTTGGCTCCCCGTGACGTGTCCTCCCGCGCCGCCAAGCGCATGTGTGACGAAGGTCGCGGCGTGGGTCCGACCGGTTTGGGCGTTTACCTCGATTTTGCCGACGCCATTCAGCGTTTCGGCAAACAGGCCGCCAGTCGCGCCAACCTCAGCAATCCGTCCGCCGAGAAGATCCTCGAGTTGGGCGAAGCTGCCGTGAAAGAGCGCTACGGTAACTTGTTCGACATCTACCACGAGATCACCAACGAGAGCGCCTACAAGCAGCCCATGCGCATCTACCCCGCCGTGCACTACACGATGGGCGGCCTGTGGGTGGACTATAATCTCATGTCCAACCTCCCCGGCCTGTTCGTGCTGGGCGAAGCCAACTTCTCTGACCACGGTGCCAACCGCCTCGGTGCCTCCGCGCTCATGCAGGGTCTGGCCGACGGTTATTTCGTCGTTCCCTACACCATCGGTGACTACCTCGCGGGCATCAAACCCGGCTCCTGCCCCTCGGCCGACGCGCCCGAGTTCAAGGCGGCCGAGCAGTATATCCGCGACTTCACCAACCGCCTACTCAACGCCAAGGGCACCGAGCCGGTTAATTACTACCACAAGAAGCTCGGCAAGATCATGTGGGATCATTGCGGCATGGCTCGCACCAAGGAAGGCCTTGAAAAAGCCCTCGTTGAAATCCCCAAGTTGCGCGCCGAGTTCTGGGCCAACGTCAACGTCCCCGGCTCCGGCGACACGCTCAACCAGGCCCTCGAACGCGCCGGCCGTCTGGCCGACTTCATCGAGCTGGGCGAACTGATGTGCCGTGACGCGCTCACCCGCGAAGAGAGCTGCGGCGGTCATTTCCGCGAGGAATACCAATACCCGGACGGCGAGTGCAAACGCGACGACGAGAAGTTCGCGCATGTTGCCGCCTGGGAATTCCAAGGCGAAGGCAAGACCCCGCTGCGTAACGTTGAGCCGCTCAACTACGAGTTCACCAAGATGAGCGTGCGTTCTTACAAGTAA